One genomic region from Argentina anserina chromosome 2, drPotAnse1.1, whole genome shotgun sequence encodes:
- the LOC126785342 gene encoding probable E3 ubiquitin ligase SUD1 yields MQLFQAPPQPADRDVANAEDPSSSSAKATPSSLPETSKEANVSTSSAAAAKYDDDEEEEDVCRICRNPGDADNPLRYPCACSGSIKFVHQDCLLQWLNHSNARQCEVCKHPFSFSPVYAENAPARLPFQEFVVGMAMKTCHVLQFFLRLSFVLSVWLLIIPFITFWIWRLAFVRSFGEAQRLFLSHLSTTVILTDCLHGFLLSASIVFIFLGATSLRDYFRHLRELGGQDVDREDEAERNGVRPVRRVPGQANRNFVGDANGEDAAGAQGIAGAGQMIRRNAENVAARWEMQAARLEAHVEQMFDGLDDADGAEDVPFDELVGMQGPVFHLVENAFTVLASNMIFLGVVIFVPFSLGRIILYHLSWIFSTASGPVLSTVMPITESAISLANMTLKNALTAVTNLSTDGDKSGMVGQVAEILNANMSGLNEVTNNSSSPLSADILKGATIGTSRLSDVTTLAIGYMFIFSLVFFYLGIVAFIRYTRGEPLTVGRFYGIASMAETIPSLFRQFLAAMRHLMTMIKVAFLLVIELGVFPLMCGWWLDVCTIRMFGKTMSHRVQFFSASPLASSLVHWVVGIVYMLQISIFVSLLRGVLRNGVLYFLRDPADPNYNPFRDLIDDPVHKHARRVLLSVAVYGSLIVMLVFLPVKLAMRMAPSIFPLDISVSDPFTEIPADMLLFQICIPFAIEHFKLRATIKSLLRYWFTAVGWALGLTDFLLPRPDDNVGQDNGNAEPGRQDRLQVQLGLQDQALVALPGADEPNGGLLASGDTNSVDEYDADEQSDSERYSFVLRIVLLLVVAWMTLLVFNSALIVVPTSLGRTIFNVIPFLPITHGIKCNDLYAFIIGSYIIWTAVAGVRYAVEHIRTKRVAVLLGQIWKWCSIVIKSTALLSIWIFVIPVLIGLLFELLVIVPMRVPVDESPVFLLYQDWALGLIFLKIWTRLVMLDHMMPLVDESWRIKFERVREDGFSRLQGLWVLREIVFPIIMKLLTALCVPYVIARGLFPALGYPLVVNSAVYRFAWIGCLCFSLLCFCAKRFHVWFTNLHNSIRDDRYLIGRRLHNFGEDVEVKHSEAGMSSELQDSSFEVGGLIPHDREADVGLRLRRAVQHDAQL; encoded by the exons atgCAGCTCTTCCAGGCGCCGCCGCAGCCCGCAGACCGGGACGTCGCGAACGCGGAAGACCCCTCCTCGTCCTCCGCCAAAGCGACGCCGTCCTCGCTCCCCGAGACTAGCAAGGAGGCGAACGTGTCGACGTcttcggcggcggcggcgaagtacgacgacgacgaagaggaggaggacgtCTGCCGGATCTGTAGGAACCCAGGCGACGCCGATAACCCGCTCCGGTATCCGTGCGCTTGTAGCGGGAGCATCAAGTTCGTTCATCAGGATTGTCTTCTTCAGTGGCTCAATCACAGTAATGCTCGCCAATGCGAG GTTTGCAAGCATCCATTTTCATTCTCTCCCGTTTATGCGGAGAATGCACCTGCTAGGCTTCCTTTCCAAGAGTTTGTGGTTGGGATGGCAATGAAGACTTGCCATGTTCTGCAATTTTTCCTGCGCCTTAGCTTTGTGCTTTCTGTTTGGCTACTCATCATACCTTTCATTACGTTTTGGATATGGCGGTTGGCTTTCGTGAGGAGTTTTGGTGAAGCTCAGAGATTGTTCTTGAGTCATCTGTCAACTACAGTCATTCTTACGGATTGTCTGCATGGGTTCCTACTTTCTGCTAGCATTGTGTTCATTTTTCTCGGAGCCACTTCTTTGAGGGATTACTTCAGGCATTTACGTGAGCTTGGAGGTCAAGATGTTGACAGGGAAGATGAGGCAGAAAGAAATGGTGTTCGTCCTGTCAGAAGAGTTCCTGGACAAGCTAATAGGAACTTTGTTGGGGACGCTAACGGGGAAGATGCTGCTGGAGCACAAGGTATTGCTGGAGCAGGTCAAATGATTAGAAGGAATGCAGAAAATGTGGCTGCTCGCTGGGAAATGCAGGCAGCTCGTCTTGAGGCTCATGTTGAACAGATGTTTGATGGTCTGGATGATGCTGATGGTGCAGAGGATGTACCATTTGACGAGCTTGTGGGAATGCAGGGACCTGTCTTTCATTTGGTGGAAAATGCATTTACT GTACTGGCAAGCAATATGATATTCCTTGGTGTAGTGATATTTGTGCCCTTCTCGTTAGGTCGGATTATACTCTATCATTTGTCTTGGATTTTCTCCACCGCTAGTGGTCCAGTCTTGTCAACAGTCATGCCAATCACGGAATCAGCCATTTCCTTGGCTAATATGACATTGAAGAATGCATTGACAGCTGTGACAAATTTATCAACTGATGGCGATAAAAGTGGTATGGTTGGCCAGGTTGCAGAAATCTTGAATGCTAATATGAGTGGATTGAACGAGGTAACGAACAATTCAAGTTCACCACTTTCAGCAGACATCCTGAAAGGGGCAACAATTGGAACTTCAAGGCTCTCTGATGTGACAACTCTTGCTATCGGATACATGTTTATATTCTCCCTAGTTTTCTTCTACCTTGGAATTGTGGCTTTTATTCGGTACACTAGGGGTGAGCCATTGACTGTGGGAAGGTTCTATGGTATTGCTTCAATGGCAGAGACAATTCCATCTCTCTTCAGGCAGTTCCTGGCAGCAATGAGGCATTTGATGACAATGATTAAGGTTGCTTTCCTTCTCGTCATTGAGCTTGGAGTGTTCCCATTAATGTGTGGATGGTGGTTGGATGTTTGTACTATAAGGATGTTTGGGAAGACAATGTCTCACAGGGTGCAGTTCTTCTCAGCATCTCCCCTAGCTAGCTCCCTGGTCCATTGGGTTGTAGGAATAGTATACATGCTACAAATAAGCATATTTGTCAGTCTTCTTCGAGGG GTTCTGCGCAATGGAGTTCTTTATTTCCTTAGAGATCCAGCTGACCCAAATTACAATCCCTTCCGTGATCTCATTGATGATCCCGTGCACAAACATGCTCGCAGGGTCCTGTTATCTGTTGCGGTGTATGGCAGTCTAATTGTAATGCTGGTGTTTTTACCAGTTAAACTGGCTATGCGGATGGCACCTTCCATTTTTCCTCTTGACATTTC GGTGTCGGACCCATTTACTGAAATTCCTGCGGACATGCTTCTATTTCAAATTTGCATCCCATTTGCCATTGAGCATTTTAAATTACGGGCAACCATTAAATCCTTGCTTCGTTATTGGTTTACGGCAGTTGGTTGGGCACTTGGTTTAACAGATTTCTTACTACCCAGACCTGATGATAATGTCGGACAGGACAATGGAAATGCAGAGCCAGGAAGACAGGATAGGTTACAGGTTCAATTGGGGCTACAGGATCAGGCTTTGGTTGCACTTCCAGGTGCGGATGAACCGAATGGAGGCCTTCTAGCATCAGGGGACACAAATTCTGTAGATGAGTATGACGCTGACGAACAATCTGATTCTGA ACGGTATAGCTTTGTGCTTCGAATTGTCCTCTTGTTGGTGGTGGCTTGGATGACTTTACTTGTCTTCAACTCGGCCTTGATAGTTGTACCAACATCACTTGGACGAACTATTTTCAATGTCATTCCTTTTCTCCCTATAACTCATGGCATCAAGTGTAACG ATTTATATGCTTTCATCATTGGAAGCTACATAATATGGACTGCTGTAGCCGGAGTTAGATATGCTGTTGAGCACATCAGAACAAAAAGGGTTGCAGTTCTATTGGGCCAGATCTGGAAGTGGTGTAGCATTGTCATAAAGAGTACTGCCTTGTTGTCAATATGG ATTTTTGTCATTCCAGTATTAATTGGGTTGCTCTTTGAGCTTTTGGTGATTGTGCCTATGCGGGTGCCTGTTGATGAAAGCCCAGTATTCCTGCTGTATCAGGATTGGGCTTTAGGCCTTATTTTTCTCAAGATATGGACTAGATTG GTGATGTTGGATCACATGATGCCACTGGTAGATGAAAGCTGGCGCATTAAGTTTGAAAGGGTGAGGGAAGATGGTTTCTCCAGGCTGCAAGGTCTTTGGGTGCTCCGCGAGATTGTATTCCCAATAATAATGAAGTTATTGACTGCTTTATGTGTGCCATATGTGATCGCGAGAGGGTTATTTCCTGCGCTCGGTTACCCATTAGTAGTCAACTCAGCCGTTTACCGGTTTGCCTGGATAGGATGCCTGTGCTTTAGTCTGCTGTGCTTCTGTGCCAAGAGGTTCCATGTATGGTTCACCAACCTTCACAACTCTATACGTGATGATCGATATCTAATTGGACGTAGGCTTCATAACTTCGGAGAAGATGTTGAAGTGAAGCACAGTGAGGCAGGGATGTCCTCAGAATTGCAGGACTCTAGTTTTGAAGTTGGTGGGTTAATACCACATGACCGAGAGGCTGACGTTGGTCTCCGTCTAAGGCGTGCTGTTCAACATGATGCTCAGTTATGA
- the LOC126785343 gene encoding filament-like plant protein 7 — protein sequence MDHKGWLWRKKSSEKTVVSTNRLAIALGTIEEEVQYPVEDGHDVERPGKNLNEKLASVLLDSSNHEECIPAHLVPKQELDEALRQGIAANERSIHSDDALKECVEQLIYVREEQEQRIHDAVMMTSREYEKSLKNLEAKLYEKNEQVTNLAVENTNLTRSLQAKERFIEDLRRQKSQTDAEFSALMARLDSTEKENAFLRYEFHMLEKELEIRSEEMEYNRRSAEESHKQHLESMMTITELEQECQRLHLLLRKRLPGPVSMNMKNELKMVGRDQTDMRRRKLNPTRDMIVRDANMRNSPEIPNKSTNFMTEQLRKMEEENKVLRDILTRKNSELLSSRNMHSEIVSRLSQAEKSMELSRFSPILADVSRSSRYDICSDDGMSSSESWAGALLSELEHFRSGRLRSPQDHKETEVSDMSLMDDFVEMEKLAIVSVETPPKNTHNLRLASKDLVRIGDHSTMKMYGESTDAVLENSFDWLQVVLKAMLEQKNVSKQSLDELFEDIKIALGYLNQPTKHEASKTAEPQEKSVCLALVASSNDNKLSDELQEENSRLKDELKKMESAKKEMEAKLQSATEENEALMVQLQESQQSLGTLQAEMDSLREEEGMIEDQLENQKSINEDLDTQLTIAKAKLNEVFQKFSSLEVELEDKHNCFEELEATCLELQLQQESAAKTEAPEYGTSKEEKQSQPGWEITTASVKLAECQETILNLGKQLKALATPREAALFDKVFSTTSAATNATNNNFSKRSSLRDRLLADEDPRQEVLKSPKDKQAMTDADAQKSSHFHSDSHNALSTPSALVNTRQGQYGSKHLAIVPSKKQGGFGFLKRLLLRRKKGSSKKPHTWSKA from the exons ATGGACCACAAAGGTTGGCTTTGGAGGAAAAAATCTTCTGAGAAGACAGTTGTTTCAACCAACAGACTTGCCATTGCTTTAGGAACAATTGAAGAAGAG GTACAATATCCAGTGGAGGATGGACATGACGTGGAGAGACCAGGGAAAAATCTTAATGAGAAGTTAGCTTCAGTCCTCCTTGACTCTAGTAATCATGAAGAATGCATACCAG CACATTTGGTACCAAAGCAAGAACTAGATGAAGCTTTGAGGCAGGGAATAGCTGCCAATGAAAGATCAATCCATTCAGATGATGCATTGAAAGAATGCGTGGAACAATTAATTTATGTTCGAGAAGAACAGGAACAAAGAATACATGATGCTGTTATGATGACATCAAGAGAGTATGAGAAATCTCTGAAGAACTTGGAAGCAAAGTTGTACGAGAAAAATGAACAGGTTACAAACTTAGCTGTTGAAAATACAAATCTGACGAGGTCCCTTCAAGCAAAAGAGAGATTTATAGAAGATTTACGCAGACAGAAGTCTCAAACAGATGCAGAATTTAGTGCACTAATGGCTAGACTGGATTccacagaaaaagaaaatgctttCTTAAGATATGAATTTCACATGCTTGAGAAGGAACTCGAGATTCGAAGTGAGGAGATGGAGTACAATCGTCGATCTGCTGAAGAATCACACAAACAGCATTTGGAAAGTATGATGACAATCACAGAGTTAGaacaagaatgtcaaagacttCACCTTCTGCTGCGAAAACGGTTGCCAGGTCCTGTCTCAATGAATATGAAGAATGAACTCAAAATGGTAGGGAGGGATCAGACCGAtatgagaagaaggaaactcAATCCTACTAGAGATATGATTGTAAGAGATGCCAACATGAGAAACTCTCCTGAAATACCAAATAAGAGTACGAATTTCATGACTGAGCAGTTACGTAAGatggaagaagaaaacaaagttCTTAGAGATATTTTGACCAGGAAAAACTCTGAGCTCCTTTCTTCGAGGAACATGCATTCTGAAATAGTTTCCAGATTGTCTCAGGCAGAGAAATCTATGGAGCTGTCACGATTTAGTCCTATCCTAGCCGATGTTTCTCGATCTTCAAGGTATGACATTTGCAGTGATGATGGGATGAGTTCCTCCGAATCTTGGGCTGGTGCTTTACTGTCAGAGTTGGAACATTTTAGAAGTGGGAGGCTTAGAAGTCCACAGGATCACAAAGAAACAGAAGTTTCAGATATGAGCTTAATGGATGATTTTGTTGAGATGGAGAAATTGGCAATAGTTTCTGTGGAAACACCTCCTAAAAATACACATAATCTTCGCTTGGCTAGTAAGGATCTGGTACGAATTGGAGATCACTCCACCATGAAAATGTACGGCGAGTCCACAGATGCAGTACTTGAGAATTCTTTTGACTGGCTTCAAGTTGTGTTAAAAGCAATGTTGGAGCAAAAGAATGTTTCAAAACAAAGTCTAGATGAGCTTTTTGAGGACATCAAAATTGCTTTGGGTTACCTAAACCAGCCAACTAAGCATGAGGCTAGTAAAACTGCAGAACCTCAAGAGAAGTCAGTGTGTCTAGCTCTAGTAGCTTCTTCAAATGATAATAAGCTTAGTGATGAGCTACAAGAAGAAAACAGCAGATTAAAAGATGAACTGAAGAAAATGGAATCTGCAAAGAAGGAAATGGAAGCTAAGCTACAGTCAGCCACCGAAGAGAATGAAGCATTGATGGTACAGCTTCAGGAATCACAACAAAGTCTTGGAACCTTACAAGCAGAAATGGACAGTCTGAGAGAAGAGGAGGGGATGATAGAAGATCAGCTCGAAAATCAGAAGTCAATTAATGAAGACCTCGATACACAACTAACTATTGCCAAAGCAAAGTTAAATGAAGTCTTCCAGAAGTTCTCATCTTTAGAAGTGGAGTTGGAGGATAAACATAATTGTTTTGAAGAATTAGAAGCAACCTGTCTTGAACTCCAACTTCAGCAAGAAAG TGCTGCAAAGACTGAAGCTCCAGAGTATGGCACAAGCAAAGAGGAAAAACAGTCTCAACCT GGATGGGAAATCACAACAGCTTCAGTGAAACTGGCGGAGTGCCAAGAAACCATCCTGAACTTGGGAAAACAGCTGAAGGCACTAGCCACACCAAGGGAAGCAGCACTGTTTGACAAGGTGTTCTCAACCACCAGCGCTGCAACAAACGCCACCAACAATAACTTCTCCAAGCGCTCTTCCCTACGTGATCGATTGCTTGCTGATGAAGATCCCAGACAAGAGGTTCTGAAGTCCCCCAAGGATAAACAAGCAATGACGGATGCCGATGCACAAAAGTCATCCCATTTTCACTCTGATAGTCATAATGCTTTGTCCACTCCTAGTGCTCTGGTAAATACGCGGCAAGGACAATATGGTTCAAAGCATCTGGCTATTGTACCGAGTAAGAAACAGGGAGGTTTTGGTTTCCTAAAGAGGCTATTGCTGAGGAGGAAGAAAGGAAGCAGCAAGAAACCCCACACCTGGTCCAAAGCTTGA